From Streptomyces qinzhouensis, one genomic window encodes:
- a CDS encoding dihydrofolate reductase family protein gives MTTEGRKIVAGLFVSLDGVAEAPEEWHFPYLDKEMGAAVAQMQSEADTLLMGRLTYETFASTWPNRTGPMAAALNGIRKLVASTTLTEAEWNNTTVIDGDVVAFLKDLKQQPGGNINLSGSISLTRTLLEAGLLDELRLMVHPIVLGTGKRLFTEDASRVPLRLTSSATFATGVLDLTYQPA, from the coding sequence ATGACGACCGAAGGACGCAAGATCGTGGCGGGGCTGTTCGTGTCGCTGGACGGCGTGGCGGAGGCGCCGGAGGAGTGGCACTTCCCTTACCTGGACAAGGAGATGGGCGCGGCCGTCGCCCAGATGCAGTCCGAAGCGGACACGCTGCTGATGGGACGCCTGACCTACGAGACGTTCGCCTCGACCTGGCCGAACCGGACCGGCCCGATGGCGGCCGCGCTCAACGGCATCCGCAAGCTGGTCGCCTCGACCACCCTGACCGAGGCCGAGTGGAACAACACCACGGTCATCGACGGCGATGTCGTCGCCTTCCTCAAGGACCTCAAGCAGCAGCCGGGCGGGAACATCAACCTCTCCGGCAGCATCTCTCTGACCCGCACCCTCCTGGAAGCGGGCCTGCTCGACGAACTGCGGCTCATGGTGCACCCGATCGTGCTCGGCACCGGCAAGCGCCTGTTCACCGAGGACGCGAGCCGTGTCCCCCTCCGGCTCACGTCATCGGCCACCTTCGCCACCGGTGTGCTGGACCTGACCTACCAGCCCGCCTGA
- a CDS encoding DUF4287 domain-containing protein → MSFQAYLDTIETKTGLTPRAFIALAQERGFDAPSTKAGAILSWLKDDYGLGRGHGMALVHVIKHGPRIDAKHVGTTGSHRDDSDTLWLDGKATRPS, encoded by the coding sequence ATGTCTTTCCAGGCCTACCTGGACACCATCGAGACCAAGACCGGCTTGACCCCCCGCGCCTTCATCGCCCTGGCCCAGGAGCGCGGCTTCGACGCCCCGTCCACCAAAGCGGGCGCGATCCTCTCCTGGCTGAAGGACGATTACGGCCTGGGGCGCGGCCACGGGATGGCACTGGTCCACGTCATCAAGCACGGCCCCCGCATCGACGCGAAGCATGTCGGCACCACCGGCTCGCACCGCGACGACTCCGACACCCTCTGGCTCGACGGAAAGGCGACCCGCCCCTCCTGA